GCTCCTATATCGTCCAGTTGATTTCTGATAATCAGAACTCTCCCTTTCCACAGCTTCTTGATACAGAAAGACCGGATCGGGTAGCGGCAATATTAGCGGAAGGGAAAGTTGCCATCCTTGTAGATGGTTCACCACACGCATTGATAGGACCCACAACTTTAGTAGAATTTTTCGGCTCATTCGAAGACTATTTCCTGAATTATCTATTGTCTTCTTTTTTCCGGCTGATTCGTTTATTCGCGGTTGCTTTCTCGATCCTGATCACGCCAATCTATGTCGCAACCTTGTCCTATCACTACGAATTAATTCCAAAGGACCTTTTAAGCACACTCATTACATCAAGAAGGGAGATTCCGCTCCCTCCTATACTTGAAGCGTTATTCCTTGAGCTGACGATCGAGCTATTGCGTGAGGCCGGAGCCCGGCTGCCAACAAAGGTCGGCCAGACAATTGGTATCGTGGGCGGTATCGTAATCGGGACTGCTTCTGTTGAAGCTGGACTGACTAGTAATGTCCTGCTGATTATTGTTGCCCTTGCCGCACTGGCATCCTTTACAACACCCGTATACCGGATGGGCAACACCATCAGGTTACTGCGTTTTCCTTTCCTGTTCTTCGCTGAACTCTGGGGGTTGCTTGGAATTGTTGTCTCTTTTTCCTTCCTGCTGACTCACTTGCTCAGACTGACATCGCTAGGAAGACCCTTTTTGGAGCCTTTGTATCCTCCAAGAATCACTGACTTCAAAGATGCGATCATCCGCCTGCCGTTTACAATGCAATACAATCGGCCACAATATTTGAGGACGGAAAACCCTGTCCGTTTCAACGAGAAGAAAGCTAAGGAAAAGAAGGACATCGATGAATGAGCATTGGAGGTTTTGATTAGTGCAGCAGCAAGTTCCCGAAAGATTGCAGGTTTCACCGTTTCTCGTTCTCTATTTAATCATGTCCATGCAAATCGGTATCGGGGTGCTTGGTTATCAGCGCATCATCGCAAAGGCTGCTGGCTATGACGCCTGGATTTCCGTTCTTGCTGCCGGCTTGAGTATCCATATCATCATTTGGATGATTTATAAAATTTGCGGTACAGTACAAGGTGATATTGTAGCTGCAAATGCATACGTTTTCGGAAAGAAGATCGGCAATGTTTTAAGTGTTTTGTTCATTGTTTACCTGCTTATTTTTGCCATGGCTGTTCTGCGCACATTTATTGAAGTCATTCAAGTTTGGATGTTCCCGGAGATCAAAGTGTTCTGGTATAGCCTTGTATTCATGATCCTGGCGATTTATATCGTTTTTGGCGGTTTCCGAACAGTGACAGGAATCGCTTTTTTCTGTATCGTTCTTCCAAGTTACTTGTTGCTGACCTTTGGTTTTGCACTGAAATACGCGGAGTTCAGCAACCTTTTGCCCATTTTTGATCATTCTATTAAAGAACTCGCTACCAGTGCCTATCATATGTCCCTAACTTATATTGGATTTGAAATACCCCTATTTTTCTATCCATTTATCAAAGACGCACC
This portion of the Mesobacillus sp. S13 genome encodes:
- a CDS encoding spore germination protein, with the translated sequence MKKLFKKKLMEDIEKEVAKQDTEGQKPDQYLNEHEWENTLFKSNDYKKTFYVNQKTKKKFCFSFMSTLVDESILQNNALPYLLEGDFNEIEDVKKLIPIADVQVTDKNEDIEIKLFNGYVLLTLEDEEKYFAFVAAQKEVVRTVAQPEVEFSVIGPKESFVESIDQNLNMIRKRVPVKELIIEKYTVGSISKSGVAILYIDGITNQENVQTVVQRVKEIEFDEITDSSYIVQLISDNQNSPFPQLLDTERPDRVAAILAEGKVAILVDGSPHALIGPTTLVEFFGSFEDYFLNYLLSSFFRLIRLFAVAFSILITPIYVATLSYHYELIPKDLLSTLITSRREIPLPPILEALFLELTIELLREAGARLPTKVGQTIGIVGGIVIGTASVEAGLTSNVLLIIVALAALASFTTPVYRMGNTIRLLRFPFLFFAELWGLLGIVVSFSFLLTHLLRLTSLGRPFLEPLYPPRITDFKDAIIRLPFTMQYNRPQYLRTENPVRFNEKKAKEKKDIDE
- a CDS encoding GerAB/ArcD/ProY family transporter, coding for MQQQVPERLQVSPFLVLYLIMSMQIGIGVLGYQRIIAKAAGYDAWISVLAAGLSIHIIIWMIYKICGTVQGDIVAANAYVFGKKIGNVLSVLFIVYLLIFAMAVLRTFIEVIQVWMFPEIKVFWYSLVFMILAIYIVFGGFRTVTGIAFFCIVLPSYLLLTFGFALKYAEFSNLLPIFDHSIKELATSAYHMSLTYIGFEIPLFFYPFIKDAPKSQKWAHLGVLLTTFIYTILAIVTFAYFSEAQLAKSIWATLEMWKIVTMPFVERFEYIGIANWNLIILPNICIALWGGSMILKRAFKLRQRKGVIVLALICLVAVCLFDTRAKINLLNDWTAKIGFAMTYIYIPILFIATMIAKKVKSKNENE